A window of Rhododendron vialii isolate Sample 1 chromosome 11a, ASM3025357v1 contains these coding sequences:
- the LOC131307703 gene encoding zinc finger BED domain-containing protein RICESLEEPER 2-like, translating to MSAVEVDSSTTLIDCIDESNDVLPPPSPTVETHEEEIDGVVALLPGEARILKANLRSPVWLNFDKVKTMKALEKYHGRVVVTTDMWTTSNQKRGYMVITAHFIDDSWNLQSHILRFVYVPCPHTAQALCDAMMDTFLDWNIDRKLSTITVHNCSTNHAMVSILLEKFDPNCLWWSGSLFHVRCAAHILNLILKDGLEVIKEAIEKIRDSVAFWTATPEREIEETICQLRIPFTKTLPLDCATWWNSTYLMLQTAIEYKDAFSHLKHRDTQYKTVPTENDWKLAVEICGRLKVFYNVTELFSRTRYPTANLLFAKICEIKIALSEWVFCDNVVVQNMSWKMEKKYDKYWQNIHGILGVVLVLDPRYKMTLIEYSFRGIFGIEAESKIETVL from the exons ATGTCCGCAGTGGAAGTTGATTCTAGTACTACTCTGATTGATTGCATTGATGAATCAAATGACGTGTTACCGCCGCCATCGCCAACTGTTGAGACCCACGAGGAAGAAATTGATGGCGTTGTGGCCCTTTTACCTGGTGAAGCCAGAATATTGAAAGCTAATTTGAGAAGTCCTGTGTGGCTAAATTTTGATAAG GTGAAAACAATGAAAGCTTTAGAGAAATATCACGGTAGAGTTGTTGTGACGACCGATATGTGGACAACTAGCAATCAGAAAAGAGGGTACATGGTTATCACGGCGCACTTTATTGATGATTCTTGGAATTTGCAAAGCCATATCCTAAG gTTTGTTTATGTGCCATGTCCACACACGGCACAAGCGTTGTGTGATGCTATGATGGATACTTTTTTGGATTGGAATATTGATAGGAAGCTTTCTACTATTACTGTTCATAATTGCTCTACTAATCATGCGATGGTTTCCATTCTCTTGGAAAAATTTGATCCCAATTGTTTGTGGTGGAGTGGAAGTTTGTTCCATGTTCGATGTGCTGCTCACATTTTGAACTTAATTTTGAAAGATGGGTTGGAGGTAATTAAGGAAGCCATTGAGAAAATTAGAGATAGTGTTGCATTTTGGACTGCAACACCAGAGAGGGAGATTGAAGAAACTATCTGCCAATTGCGCATTCCCTTTACCAAAACGTTGCCTCTTGACTGTGCCACATGGTGGAACTCTACCTATTTAATGCTCCAAACCGCCATAGAATACAAGGATGCTTTCTCTCATTTGAAACACCGTGACACCCAATACAAAACTGTACCAACCGAAAATGATTGGAAACTAGCTGTAGAAATATGTGGGAGATTGAAGGTCTTCTACAATGTCACAGAGTTGTTTAGCAGGACTAGGTATCCAACTGCCAATTTGCTTTTCGCCAAGATTTGTGAGATTAAAATAGCATTGTCTGAATGGGTTTTTTGCGACAATGTTGTGGTGCAAAATATGTcatggaaaatggaaaagaaatatGACAAGTATTGGCAAAATATTCATGGGATTTTGGGTGTTGTGCTGGTGTTGGATCCAAGGTACAAGATGACTTTGATAGAGTACTCTTTTAGGGGGATTTTTGGGATTGAGGCGGAATCGAAGATTGAGACAGTCTTATAA